The Pedobacter roseus genome contains a region encoding:
- a CDS encoding 3'-5' exonuclease, translating into MQEYFLVVDTETSGLPKNWSAPYANEKNWPHIVQIAWIIYDKQHKEIKRANHYLNSDGIKMDKAALKIHQITPEYLQLHGEQKEKVMLEFDRDIEKYQPLVIGHFIELDYHMVNVELHRIGRESTFKNLPFFCTMKASSPYITNTVISHLKLDKFYTVLFNEIPENLHNALSDALNTAKIFFHLLETDKISLTSAYQQEHTFNQEKKKPFSFKRILQGFFNGR; encoded by the coding sequence TTGCAGGAATATTTCTTAGTTGTTGATACCGAAACATCTGGTTTACCCAAAAACTGGTCGGCACCTTATGCAAACGAAAAAAACTGGCCCCATATCGTCCAGATTGCCTGGATTATTTACGATAAGCAGCACAAAGAAATTAAAAGGGCAAACCATTACCTCAACAGTGATGGAATTAAAATGGATAAAGCCGCATTAAAAATCCATCAGATTACTCCAGAATATCTACAGCTTCACGGCGAGCAGAAAGAAAAAGTAATGCTGGAATTTGACCGGGATATTGAAAAATACCAGCCTTTAGTAATCGGACACTTTATTGAACTCGACTACCACATGGTGAATGTAGAATTACATCGTATCGGAAGAGAAAGTACATTTAAAAACCTGCCTTTTTTCTGTACCATGAAAGCAAGTTCGCCATACATTACCAATACGGTGATCAGTCATTTAAAACTCGACAAATTTTATACAGTTTTATTTAACGAAATACCTGAAAATCTGCATAATGCATTATCCGATGCTTTAAATACAGCCAAAATCTTTTTTCATCTTTTAGAAACAGATAAAATAAGCTTAACTTCAGCTTACCAGCAAGAACACACTTTTAATCAGGAAAAGAAAAAACCATTTTCCTTTAAAAGGATTTTACAGGGATTTTTTAATGGAAGATAA
- a CDS encoding glycoside hydrolase family 95 protein has protein sequence MLLKLKQVMRIALLSCFAFSFSNAVFAQKKQTSPLLLWDNKPAKNWMTEAYPIGNGRIGGMIFGGVNNEHIQFNDNTLWTGDENDRGTYQAFGDLFIDFDQKDQSFTGYKRELNIANSVHSISYTQKEVNFKREYFCSFPDKVMVLRLTADQKSKYSVAIRLKNAHGGKITVNGNKVEFSGKLSNGMPYQATAVVKIESGKSYPVKDEDGEKLKIDQADAITIIFTAATNYSNKREQQWKGEEPAPKIDRILKNTLPKSYANLLKSHIEDYQQLFNRLNIKLGESNVNNNSLPTYQRLINYKKTPDHDLEALIFQFGRYLLISSSRQGGLPANLQGLWNESNTPPWGSDYHSNINIQMNYWLAEPTNLSECHIPYLDYINSMREVSAIATRKQYPNTRGWTVKTENNIFGGMSFLWNTPGSAWYAQALWEHYAFTKDKAYLKNFAYPIIKEISEFWDDHLKRRPDGTLVSPLGWSPEHGPTEDGVTHDQQIVFDLFTNYIEAAEILGIDQDYKNHITDLKAHLLKPKIGKWGQLQEWETDRDDPKDQHRHISHLFGLHPGREISTIKTPELAKAAKVTLTARGDESTGWSMAWKMNFWARLQDGNHAYKILQNFITPVGGSGTDYNKGGGIYSNLFCAHPPFQIDGNFGYTAGISEMLLQSQTGELQFLPAIPDQWSAGTIQGLKARGNFEITNLQWKDGKIVKLSIKSLSGEDCIVRCPNALKKIKGITEEKSGNDFKYSFKTQVGKMYNFEG, from the coding sequence ATGCTTTTAAAACTTAAGCAAGTGATGCGCATTGCATTACTTTCCTGCTTTGCATTTAGTTTTTCGAATGCCGTATTTGCACAAAAGAAACAAACCAGCCCTTTATTGCTATGGGATAATAAACCCGCCAAAAACTGGATGACGGAAGCCTACCCTATTGGCAACGGCCGCATTGGCGGGATGATTTTTGGAGGTGTAAACAACGAACATATTCAATTTAACGATAATACCCTTTGGACGGGAGACGAAAATGACCGGGGTACCTATCAGGCTTTTGGTGATCTTTTTATTGATTTCGACCAGAAAGATCAAAGTTTTACCGGGTATAAACGCGAATTAAATATTGCCAATTCGGTACATTCCATCAGTTATACGCAAAAAGAAGTAAATTTTAAACGTGAGTATTTTTGCAGCTTCCCGGATAAAGTAATGGTTTTAAGACTTACTGCTGATCAAAAAAGCAAATATTCCGTTGCCATAAGGCTAAAAAACGCGCATGGTGGAAAAATAACGGTTAATGGAAATAAAGTTGAATTTAGTGGCAAATTATCAAATGGAATGCCTTACCAGGCTACTGCAGTGGTGAAAATTGAAAGCGGAAAAAGTTACCCGGTAAAGGATGAAGATGGTGAAAAATTAAAAATAGATCAGGCAGATGCCATTACCATTATTTTTACTGCAGCAACCAATTACAGCAATAAACGCGAACAGCAATGGAAAGGTGAAGAACCCGCACCAAAAATAGACCGCATCCTTAAGAATACATTACCTAAAAGTTATGCAAACCTATTAAAAAGCCACATTGAGGACTATCAACAGTTATTTAACCGTCTAAATATCAAATTAGGCGAAAGCAACGTAAACAACAATAGTTTACCGACTTACCAAAGACTCATCAATTACAAAAAAACTCCTGATCACGATCTGGAAGCTTTAATTTTTCAATTTGGAAGGTATTTGTTGATCAGCTCTTCACGACAAGGCGGTTTACCTGCCAATTTACAGGGGCTTTGGAATGAGAGCAATACACCTCCATGGGGAAGCGATTATCACTCCAATATCAACATCCAGATGAATTATTGGCTGGCAGAACCCACTAACCTTTCCGAATGTCATATTCCATATCTTGATTATATTAACAGCATGCGTGAAGTAAGTGCTATTGCAACACGCAAACAATACCCAAACACCCGTGGCTGGACGGTTAAAACGGAAAATAATATTTTCGGTGGAATGAGTTTTTTATGGAACACCCCAGGAAGTGCATGGTATGCTCAGGCCCTTTGGGAGCATTATGCCTTTACAAAAGATAAGGCATACTTGAAAAACTTCGCTTATCCTATTATTAAAGAAATTTCAGAATTTTGGGATGACCATTTGAAAAGAAGACCTGATGGCACTTTGGTATCCCCTTTGGGCTGGTCGCCAGAGCACGGGCCAACTGAAGACGGTGTAACCCACGATCAACAGATTGTATTCGATTTGTTTACCAATTATATTGAAGCTGCTGAAATTTTAGGCATCGATCAGGATTATAAAAACCATATAACCGATCTTAAAGCACATTTGTTAAAGCCAAAAATCGGGAAGTGGGGCCAATTGCAGGAATGGGAAACCGATCGTGATGACCCGAAAGATCAACACAGACATATTTCCCACTTATTTGGTTTACATCCTGGCAGGGAAATCAGTACCATTAAAACGCCTGAATTGGCTAAAGCTGCAAAAGTAACCCTAACTGCACGTGGCGATGAATCAACCGGTTGGTCAATGGCCTGGAAAATGAATTTCTGGGCGAGGTTACAGGATGGTAATCATGCCTATAAAATATTGCAGAATTTTATTACGCCAGTTGGTGGCTCAGGCACTGATTACAACAAAGGTGGAGGAATTTATTCTAATCTTTTCTGTGCGCACCCACCTTTTCAAATAGATGGAAATTTTGGCTACACTGCAGGCATTTCAGAAATGTTATTGCAAAGCCAAACAGGCGAACTTCAATTTTTGCCTGCAATACCCGATCAATGGTCGGCGGGGACTATCCAGGGACTAAAAGCACGAGGCAACTTTGAAATTACCAATTTGCAATGGAAGGATGGTAAAATTGTAAAACTATCAATCAAATCACTATCTGGTGAAGATTGTATCGTGAGGTGTCCGAATGCATTGAAAAAAATTAAAGGAATTACAGAAGAAAAATCAGGAAACGATTTTAAATACAGTTTTAAAACGCAGGTTGGGAAAATGTATAATTTTGAAGGATAG
- a CDS encoding thioredoxin family protein translates to MKRLILMAFMLISGVVLAQTEGYKVGDVVKDFSLKNVNNKNVSLADYKDAKGYIVVFTCNTCPVAKAYQDRIAALNTTYIAKGYPVVAINPNDAGAVPDESFEKMQALAAEKKFSFPYLLDPDHIVTKQFGATRTPHVFILKKTDKGNVVEYIGAIDNDPEEANATKTEYVKNAINELSLGKKPVISSTKAIGCSIKWKKG, encoded by the coding sequence ATGAAAAGATTGATTTTAATGGCTTTTATGCTTATTTCAGGAGTTGTATTGGCTCAAACTGAAGGTTATAAAGTAGGCGATGTGGTTAAAGATTTCTCCTTGAAGAATGTAAACAACAAAAACGTTTCACTCGCCGATTATAAGGATGCTAAAGGTTATATTGTTGTTTTTACCTGTAATACTTGTCCGGTAGCAAAGGCCTATCAAGATCGCATTGCGGCATTAAATACCACTTACATAGCTAAAGGTTATCCTGTTGTGGCCATCAATCCTAATGATGCAGGAGCCGTTCCTGATGAAAGTTTTGAAAAGATGCAGGCTTTAGCCGCTGAGAAGAAATTCAGTTTTCCGTATCTCTTAGATCCTGACCATATCGTAACCAAACAGTTCGGTGCAACCAGAACACCACATGTATTCATCTTAAAAAAAACTGATAAAGGAAATGTGGTAGAATATATTGGTGCTATTGATAACGATCCGGAAGAGGCAAATGCTACGAAAACCGAATATGTTAAAAATGCCATAAATGAGTTATCCCTTGGCAAAAAGCCAGTAATCTCCTCTACCAAAGCCATTGGCTGTAGCATTAAGTGGAAAAAAGGTTAA
- a CDS encoding glycoside hydrolase family 125 protein, which produces MKRRTFIQNTGLLGAGVVASKFSFAANLAPEFPVVRVAAAKRHFQSKAVDAAIKTFQANVKNPELAWLFENCFPNTLDTTVYHSEKNGRPDTYVITGDIDAMWLRDSSAQVWPYLQFVNEDEPLKKLIAGVIIHQTQCVLKDPYANAFYGDATKVGEWKTDKTAMQPGVHERKWEIDSLCYPIRLAYHYWKKTGDKTPFDADWKKGIEATLKTFKEQQRKADKGPYHFQRETTQPTDSLPMAGYGFPVNPVGLICSAFRPSDDATIFPFLVPSNFFAVSSLKQAAEMIKALQSDKTLESNLLNLADEVSAALQKHAIVNHPKYGKIYAFEVDGFGSSYLMDDSNVPSLLGLPYLGAMKIDDPIYQNTRKFALSKDNPYFFKGTAAEGIGGPHAGQDMIWPMSITMRALTSKDDAEIKYCIDTLRKTHAGKGFMHESFNKDNPANFTRAWFAWSNTLFGELLWRTYHEKPALLKA; this is translated from the coding sequence ATGAAAAGAAGAACATTTATACAAAACACAGGCTTATTAGGAGCAGGAGTTGTCGCATCGAAATTTTCTTTTGCGGCTAATCTCGCACCAGAGTTTCCTGTGGTACGCGTAGCTGCAGCAAAACGACATTTTCAGAGCAAGGCCGTAGATGCTGCTATCAAAACTTTCCAGGCTAACGTTAAAAACCCTGAACTGGCCTGGTTATTCGAAAACTGTTTTCCCAATACACTCGATACTACCGTTTACCATTCTGAAAAAAATGGCCGACCAGATACTTATGTAATTACCGGCGACATCGATGCCATGTGGCTACGCGATAGTTCTGCGCAGGTTTGGCCTTATCTTCAGTTTGTAAATGAAGATGAACCACTTAAAAAACTAATTGCAGGTGTAATTATCCATCAGACACAATGCGTTTTAAAAGATCCTTACGCCAATGCTTTTTATGGCGACGCCACCAAAGTAGGTGAGTGGAAAACAGATAAAACAGCTATGCAGCCCGGTGTGCACGAACGTAAATGGGAAATTGATTCATTATGTTATCCGATCCGCCTGGCCTATCATTACTGGAAAAAAACAGGCGATAAAACACCTTTTGATGCCGATTGGAAAAAAGGAATCGAAGCCACTTTAAAAACATTTAAAGAGCAGCAGCGCAAAGCTGATAAAGGCCCATATCACTTCCAGAGAGAAACTACACAACCTACAGATTCGTTACCGATGGCTGGTTATGGTTTTCCGGTAAATCCGGTGGGTTTGATCTGTTCGGCTTTCCGCCCGAGTGATGATGCCACCATTTTTCCTTTCTTAGTCCCATCTAATTTCTTCGCGGTATCTAGTTTAAAACAGGCTGCTGAAATGATCAAGGCTTTGCAAAGCGATAAAACTTTAGAAAGCAATTTGTTAAACCTTGCTGATGAGGTGAGTGCTGCTTTGCAGAAACACGCCATCGTGAACCATCCAAAATATGGCAAAATTTATGCTTTTGAGGTTGATGGTTTTGGAAGTTCCTATTTAATGGACGATTCTAATGTACCGAGTTTATTGGGTTTACCATATTTGGGTGCAATGAAGATTGATGATCCTATTTATCAGAATACCAGGAAATTTGCCCTTTCTAAAGACAATCCTTATTTCTTTAAAGGTACAGCTGCAGAAGGAATTGGTGGTCCGCATGCAGGACAGGACATGATCTGGCCGATGAGTATCACCATGCGTGCATTAACTTCAAAAGACGACGCTGAGATTAAATATTGTATCGATACTTTGCGTAAAACACATGCTGGCAAAGGTTTTATGCACGAATCGTTTAATAAAGATAATCCTGCAAACTTTACAAGAGCATGGTTTGCCTGGTCTAACACCTTATTTGGTGAGCTGCTTTGGCGCACCTATCATGAAAAGCCTGCTTTATTAAAGGCGTAA
- a CDS encoding DUF294 nucleotidyltransferase-like domain-containing protein: protein MEDKLADQIYTARIGDITFKKIVSCSPGTPIFEAAIKMAEHKTSCLFIKNDQDLYLGFVTDITLRDDVIARQLDTNLPIDAVMDTNIVTISPEAYVYEAILMMFSKKSRYLLVNDNGNYVGFLSRNRLLSEQAESPLVFIQSVKSAVNTSDLKLKWQKVPNIVAQLLARGVHAKIVNEVVTTIADTISFKIIEEVIDKLGPPPAKFVFMVLGSEGRKELSLKTDQDNAIIYEDTSEDNRAAVRSYFLDFATQVSDKLNFVGFVYCDGDYMATNPNWTHSLSHWKYNYKNWIEEALPEAAVKFAAFFDCRAIYGDLDIMQSLRAFVDEELQKPIEKFYVYLAKNALLYEPPLTYFRNIRTQKIHKKEVFDIKTAMTPIVDLARVYALQNRIFQKENTGERLKALKELGVFSEAQYNELSQSYYYLMGLRLKHQANLIVNDQAAPNNFIEIDALTKIEKVTLIEIFKIIQNFQSGIRMKFTNSLG, encoded by the coding sequence ATGGAAGATAAATTAGCAGATCAGATTTATACCGCCCGTATAGGGGATATCACGTTCAAAAAAATTGTGAGTTGCAGTCCCGGCACCCCTATTTTTGAAGCTGCAATTAAAATGGCAGAACATAAAACCAGCTGTCTTTTTATAAAAAATGATCAAGACCTTTATCTGGGTTTCGTAACCGATATTACCCTAAGGGATGATGTAATTGCCAGGCAGCTCGACACCAACCTACCAATTGATGCAGTAATGGATACCAACATCGTCACCATTTCGCCTGAGGCTTATGTATATGAAGCCATACTGATGATGTTTAGCAAAAAATCGCGTTACCTTTTGGTAAATGATAATGGCAATTATGTTGGTTTTCTGAGCAGAAACAGGTTATTAAGCGAACAAGCCGAATCTCCGTTGGTTTTTATTCAATCAGTAAAGTCGGCTGTAAATACCAGCGACCTGAAACTGAAATGGCAAAAAGTGCCCAATATTGTTGCCCAGCTATTGGCAAGAGGTGTACATGCTAAAATTGTAAACGAGGTGGTAACCACCATTGCGGATACCATTTCTTTTAAAATTATTGAAGAAGTAATTGATAAACTGGGACCACCACCTGCTAAATTTGTTTTCATGGTTTTGGGCAGTGAGGGCAGAAAGGAATTAAGTCTTAAAACCGATCAGGACAATGCCATTATTTATGAAGATACTTCTGAAGACAACAGGGCCGCTGTGCGCTCCTATTTCCTTGATTTCGCCACACAGGTTTCTGATAAATTAAATTTTGTAGGTTTTGTATACTGTGACGGTGATTATATGGCTACCAATCCAAACTGGACGCATTCTCTTTCGCACTGGAAATACAATTATAAAAACTGGATTGAAGAAGCTTTACCCGAAGCTGCCGTGAAATTTGCAGCATTTTTCGACTGCAGGGCAATATATGGCGATTTAGACATTATGCAAAGCTTAAGGGCTTTTGTGGATGAGGAACTACAGAAACCCATTGAAAAGTTTTATGTGTACCTGGCCAAAAATGCTTTGCTTTACGAACCACCACTTACCTATTTCAGGAATATCAGAACACAGAAAATCCACAAGAAAGAAGTATTCGATATTAAAACGGCTATGACTCCTATTGTCGATCTGGCAAGGGTTTATGCGTTACAGAACAGGATTTTCCAAAAAGAAAATACCGGAGAACGATTAAAAGCATTGAAAGAATTAGGCGTTTTTAGTGAAGCGCAATACAACGAACTCTCACAATCCTACTATTACCTGATGGGATTACGTTTAAAACACCAGGCCAATCTGATTGTCAACGATCAGGCTGCACCAAACAACTTTATTGAAATTGATGCTTTAACTAAAATCGAAAAGGTAACATTGATTGAAATTTTTAAGATTATCCAGAACTTCCAAAGCGGCATCAGAATGAAGTTTACGAATAGTTTGGGGTAG
- a CDS encoding DUF1624 domain-containing protein — MNTDPSILSKRILSIDILRGIVMIIMALDHTRDFFHIGAMTGDPLNPETTSGILFFTRWITHFCAPTFVFLSGLSAYLSAQNKTPAQASAFLFKRGLWLIFIEIAIISLGLTFNLQYNFIILQVIWAIGWSMIFLALASRISYQTVLISGVIMVFGHNIFNLFPAPQDPTGGLILKVFFTASGTVVPLSANHLVGVFYAILPWTGVMFVGYGIGTWFKKSYEVKRRQRNLLIAGSVTIFLFIALRLINVYGDPVPRKEYQDLFKNLLAFFNVSKYPPSLQYISMTVGTAMLILAFTERINNWFTKIASVYGSVPFFYYVIHFYLLHTILVVVFFATGHNTKEIIQVPFLFRPAAFGFSLPIVYLIWICVVALLYLPCRWFKKYKETHRQWWLSYV, encoded by the coding sequence ATGAATACAGATCCTTCCATCCTATCCAAACGCATTTTATCTATTGATATATTACGTGGAATCGTGATGATTATTATGGCTTTAGATCATACACGGGATTTCTTCCATATTGGGGCGATGACAGGTGATCCGCTAAATCCCGAAACCACTTCAGGAATACTATTCTTTACCCGTTGGATTACCCATTTTTGTGCGCCTACTTTTGTTTTTCTATCGGGCTTATCCGCTTATTTATCTGCACAGAATAAAACGCCGGCACAGGCCAGTGCTTTTTTATTTAAACGTGGTCTTTGGCTTATATTTATCGAAATCGCAATTATATCATTAGGCTTAACTTTTAATCTGCAATACAACTTCATTATTCTCCAGGTAATCTGGGCAATCGGCTGGAGCATGATCTTTTTAGCCCTCGCAAGCCGTATTTCATATCAAACGGTACTGATTAGTGGGGTAATAATGGTTTTTGGACACAATATTTTTAATTTATTCCCTGCCCCTCAGGATCCAACCGGTGGATTGATTTTAAAAGTGTTCTTTACTGCATCCGGAACGGTTGTCCCTTTATCAGCCAATCATTTAGTTGGTGTCTTCTACGCCATCCTCCCATGGACAGGTGTTATGTTTGTGGGCTATGGAATTGGGACCTGGTTTAAGAAAAGTTATGAAGTAAAACGTAGACAACGCAATTTATTGATTGCAGGCTCCGTAACCATATTCCTTTTTATTGCTTTAAGGTTGATCAATGTTTATGGTGATCCTGTTCCGAGAAAAGAATATCAAGACTTGTTTAAAAATCTTTTAGCCTTTTTCAACGTGAGCAAATACCCGCCATCGCTACAATACATCTCTATGACTGTGGGTACGGCGATGTTGATTTTAGCTTTTACAGAAAGAATTAATAATTGGTTTACTAAAATAGCTTCAGTTTATGGTTCTGTGCCATTCTTTTACTATGTAATTCACTTTTACCTCTTGCATACCATCCTTGTTGTAGTATTTTTCGCCACCGGGCATAACACCAAGGAAATTATACAGGTGCCGTTTTTATTTAGGCCTGCAGCGTTTGGCTTTAGTTTGCCTATCGTATATTTAATATGGATTTGCGTGGTGGCATTATTGTATTTACCATGCCGGTGGTTTAAAAAGTATAAAGAAACACACCGGCAGTGGTGGTTAAGTTACGTTTAA
- a CDS encoding GAF domain-containing sensor histidine kinase, which translates to MQDPNRTILSDIESINKIPAVAHILEIVCRTTGMGFSAVARVTSDKWTVCAVLDEINFGLPVGGELKLETTICNEIRQHQQAVVIDHVDEDENFRGHHTPTMYGFQSYISVPIILKNGDFFGTLCAIDPKPAKLKNPTITGMFTMFADLIAFHLDALEQIAKTELELKEQQAVAVLREQFIAILGHDLRNPLNAISSSAQLLSRLNLDERGIRIAKIVKDSSFRMNGLIENMLDFASGRLGEGIAITRTPDEDLEKLLIQVVDEMQTIWPGRNIELNFDFRHPVNADGKRLAQLFSNLLGNALNYSPADSPVVITAFSSSEEFNLCVANKGKQIPAATMERLFQPFSRGEVEPNQKGLGLGLYIASEIANAHEGSLEVSSTPEKTCFILHIPYKK; encoded by the coding sequence TTGCAAGATCCCAATAGAACCATCCTTTCTGATATAGAGAGTATCAACAAAATACCTGCTGTTGCACATATTTTAGAAATTGTGTGCCGGACAACTGGAATGGGCTTTTCTGCTGTGGCCAGGGTAACTTCAGATAAATGGACTGTATGTGCTGTTCTTGATGAAATTAATTTTGGTTTACCGGTAGGTGGAGAATTGAAGTTAGAAACAACCATCTGTAACGAAATAAGGCAGCATCAGCAAGCGGTTGTGATTGATCATGTTGACGAAGATGAGAATTTCAGGGGGCACCATACACCAACAATGTATGGCTTTCAAAGTTATATTTCCGTTCCGATTATTTTAAAAAATGGCGACTTTTTTGGTACACTGTGTGCAATTGACCCTAAACCGGCCAAGCTTAAAAATCCTACTATAACAGGGATGTTTACCATGTTTGCCGATTTAATTGCATTTCATTTAGATGCACTTGAACAAATAGCCAAAACCGAATTGGAGCTGAAAGAACAACAAGCGGTTGCCGTTTTAAGGGAGCAGTTTATTGCCATTTTAGGCCATGATCTTCGGAATCCTTTAAATGCAATATCGAGTAGCGCCCAATTGTTATCGCGTTTGAATTTAGACGAACGTGGAATCCGTATTGCAAAAATTGTTAAAGACTCTTCATTCAGGATGAATGGCCTTATAGAAAATATGCTCGATTTTGCCAGTGGCCGTTTAGGCGAAGGGATTGCCATCACCAGAACACCCGATGAGGACCTGGAAAAACTGCTTATCCAGGTGGTAGACGAAATGCAAACCATTTGGCCGGGCAGAAATATTGAATTAAATTTTGATTTTCGTCACCCGGTTAATGCCGACGGAAAGCGGTTGGCGCAACTTTTCTCTAACCTGCTGGGCAATGCCTTAAATTACTCACCAGCAGATTCTCCCGTAGTAATTACAGCTTTTAGCTCTAGTGAAGAATTTAACCTCTGTGTCGCTAATAAGGGCAAACAGATTCCTGCGGCTACCATGGAGCGCTTATTTCAGCCTTTTTCGAGGGGAGAGGTAGAGCCAAATCAAAAAGGACTTGGTTTGGGTTTATATATTGCATCAGAAATTGCCAATGCACATGAGGGATCTTTAGAAGTTTCTTCTACTCCGGAAAAAACCTGTTTTATCTTACATATCCCATATAAAAAATGA
- a CDS encoding C40 family peptidase, translating into MEITLNHSLYTLGLKKNVFYLIAIMLFLSSCGSRKYTVKSDTKASKAADAMANLKSKQLYRFITDWTGVRYRFGGLDKSGIDCSGFAFLLEKEIYGVTLPRISRDQANAIKRKDVDNLKEGDLVFFSFGGNDVDHVGVYLNNGFFVHASTTRGVIVDDLTLPAYQKVLVKSGSVN; encoded by the coding sequence ATGGAAATAACCTTAAACCATTCACTTTATACCTTAGGCCTCAAAAAAAATGTTTTTTATTTAATAGCGATCATGCTATTTCTATCATCCTGCGGATCAAGAAAATATACCGTTAAAAGTGACACCAAAGCTTCTAAAGCTGCTGATGCCATGGCGAATTTAAAAAGCAAACAACTTTACCGTTTTATTACGGATTGGACAGGGGTGAGGTACCGTTTTGGCGGATTGGACAAGAGCGGTATCGATTGTTCGGGTTTTGCCTTTTTATTGGAGAAAGAAATTTATGGAGTTACGCTACCCAGGATTTCACGCGATCAGGCTAATGCGATTAAAAGAAAGGATGTCGACAATTTAAAAGAGGGTGATCTCGTATTTTTCTCTTTTGGTGGTAATGATGTAGATCATGTGGGGGTTTACCTCAATAATGGTTTTTTTGTACATGCAAGTACCACAAGAGGGGTAATTGTCGATGATTTAACCTTGCCAGCTTATCAGAAGGTTTTGGTTAAATCGGGATCGGTTAATTAG
- a CDS encoding nuclear transport factor 2 family protein, producing MSTSNKILTEHNAKVVVLDFINALNSEDFDLARQQLKDDMTFKGVMGERNGADVYIEDMKKMKFKYDIKKVFVDQEEVCLWYDINMGAKTIFSCGWYKIVDEKIQSFQVIFDPRPIL from the coding sequence ATGAGTACATCTAATAAAATACTGACCGAGCACAATGCTAAAGTTGTTGTACTTGATTTTATCAATGCATTAAATTCGGAAGACTTTGATCTGGCCAGACAGCAATTGAAAGACGACATGACTTTTAAAGGCGTTATGGGCGAAAGAAATGGTGCCGATGTATACATAGAAGACATGAAAAAGATGAAATTCAAATATGATATTAAAAAAGTATTTGTAGATCAGGAAGAGGTTTGCCTTTGGTATGATATTAATATGGGTGCAAAAACAATCTTTTCTTGTGGTTGGTACAAAATCGTAGATGAAAAAATTCAATCGTTTCAGGTAATATTCGATCCGAGGCCAATTTTATAA
- a CDS encoding TlpA disulfide reductase family protein has translation MRIFFIICLSLITYSVDAQVKLLKLDDLDKRIANGKDTTYVINFWATWCSPCVAELPNFEKLRLANLKKPVKVLLISLDFKSKLQKEVIPFVEKNKINAEVFLLNEPDQQQYIERIDKKWSGAIPATLFVNKNTRRFYEKEFTETELKNTLLNLNRS, from the coding sequence ATGCGTATATTTTTCATAATCTGCTTATCTTTAATTACTTATTCTGTTGATGCGCAGGTAAAACTTCTCAAATTGGATGATTTGGATAAACGCATCGCCAATGGAAAAGATACTACTTATGTGATTAATTTTTGGGCTACCTGGTGTTCGCCATGTGTTGCAGAGCTGCCGAATTTTGAGAAATTACGTTTAGCGAATTTAAAGAAGCCGGTTAAAGTACTTCTGATAAGCCTGGATTTTAAATCAAAACTGCAAAAGGAAGTGATCCCATTTGTGGAGAAGAATAAGATTAATGCTGAAGTATTTCTTTTAAATGAACCCGATCAGCAGCAATATATCGAAAGAATCGACAAAAAATGGTCGGGTGCTATTCCGGCTACGCTGTTTGTAAACAAAAACACCAGACGTTTTTACGAAAAGGAATTTACGGAAACGGAACTGAAAAATACTTTGTTAAACTTAAATAGATCGTGA